The Thalassophryne amazonica chromosome 6, fThaAma1.1, whole genome shotgun sequence genome includes a region encoding these proteins:
- the LOC117512566 gene encoding rhodopsin: MNGTEGPFFYVPMVNTTGIVRSPYEYPQYYLVSPAAYAALGAYMFLLILLGFPINFLTLYVTIEHKKLRTPLNYILLNLAVANLFMVFGGFTTTMYTSMHGYFVLGRLGCNLEGFFATLGGEIGLWSLVVLAIERWMVVCKPISNFRFGENHAIMGLAFTWIMALSCAGPPLIGWSRYIPEGMQCSCGVDYYTRAEGFNNESFVIYMFICHFLIPLIVVFFCYGRLLCAVKEAAAAQQESETTQRAEREVTRMVVIMVVAFLVCWLPYAGVAWWIFTHQGSEFGPVFMTLPAFFAKSSSIYNPMIYICMNKQFRHCMITTLCCGKNPFEEEEGASTTTSKTEASSVSSSSVSPA; encoded by the coding sequence ATGAACGGCACAGAGGGACCATTCTTCTACGTCCCTATGGTGAACACCACTGGCATTGTCCGGAGTCCTTATGAATATCCTCAGTACTACCTTGTTAGCCCAGCGGCCTATGCAGCTCTGGGTGCCTACATgttcctgctgatcctcctcggCTTCCCAATCAACTTCCTCACTCTGTATGTCACCATTGAACACAAGAAGCTGCGAACCCCTCTAAACTACATCCTGCTGAACCTTGCGGTGGCTAACCTCTTCATGGTGTTTGGGGGCTTCACCACAACGATGTATACCTCCATGCATGGCTACTTTGTCCTAGGACGCCTTGGCTGCAATCTGGAAGGATTCTTTGCTACCCTTGGTGGTGAAATTGGGCTCTGGTCACTGGTTGTTCTGGCTATTGAAAGGTGGATGGTTGTCTGCAAGCCCATTAGCAACTTCCGATTTGGAGAGAACCATGCAATCATGGGTTTGGCCTTCACCTGGATAATGGCCCTTTCCTGTGCTGGGCCCCCTCTTATTGGCTGGTCTCGTTACATCCCCGAGGGCATGCAGTGCTCATGTGGAGTTGACTACTACACACGTGCAGAAGGGTTCAACAATGAGTCCTTTGTCATCTACATGTTCATCTGCCACTTCTTGATTCCTTTGATTGTGGTGTTCTTCTGCTATGGACGTCTGCTGTGCGCTGTCAAAGAGGCTGCAGCTGCTCAGCAGGAGTCTGAGACCACCCAGAGAGCTGAGAGGGAGGTCACACGCATGGTTGTTATCATGGTCGTTGCCTTCCTGGTATGTTGGTTACCCTATGCAGGTGTGGCTTGGTGGATCTTCACACATCAGGGTTCAGAGTTCGGACCAGTCTTCATGACCTTACCAGCTTTCTTTGCCAAGAGTTCTTCTATCTACAACCCAATGATCTATATCTGCATGAACAAGCAGTTCCGCCACTGCATGATCACCACCTTGTGCTGCGGGAAGAATCCCTTTGAGGAAGAGGAGGGAGCATCCACTACTACTTCCAAGACCGAGGCCTCTTCTGTCTCCTCCAGCTCCGTGTCTCCTGCATAA